In Odocoileus virginianus isolate 20LAN1187 ecotype Illinois chromosome 15, Ovbor_1.2, whole genome shotgun sequence, a genomic segment contains:
- the AGO2 gene encoding protein argonaute-2 isoform X1: protein MYSGAGPALAPPAPPPPPIQGYAFKPPPRPDFGTSGRTIKLQANFFEMDIPKIDIYHYELDIKPEKCPRRVNREIVEHMVQHFKTQIFGDRKPVFDGRKNLYTAMPLPIGRDKVELEVTLPGEGKDRIFKVSIKWVSCVSLQALHDALSGRLPSVPFETIQALDVVMRHLPSMRYTPVGRSFFTASEGCSNPLGGGREVWFGFHQSVRPSLWKMMLNIDVSATAFYKAQPVIEFVCEVLDFKSIEEQQKPLTDSQRVKFTKEIKGLKVEITHCGQMKRKYRVCNVTRRPASHQTFPLQQESGQTVECTVAQYFKDRHKLVLRYPHLPCLQVGQEQKHTYLPLEVCNIVAGQRCIKKLTDNQTSTMIRATARSAPDRQEEISKLMRSASFNTDPYVREFGIMVKDEMTDVTGRVLQPPSILYGGRNKAIATPVQGVWDMRNKQFHTGIEIKVWAIACFAPQRQCTEVHLKSFTEQLRKISRDAGMPIQGQPCFCKYAQGADSVEPMFRHLKNTYAGLQLVVVILPGKTPVYAEVKRVGDTVLGMATQCVQMKNVQRTTPQTLSNLCLKINVKLGGVNNILLPQGRPPVFQQPVIFLGADVTHPPAGDGKKPSIAAVVGSMDAHPNRYCATVRVQQHRQEIIQDLAAMVRELLIQFYKSTRFKPTRIIFYRDGVSEGQFQQVLHHELLAIREACIKLEKDYQPGITFIVVQKRHHTRLFCTDKNERVGKSGNIPAGTTVDTKITHPTEFDFYLCSHAGIQGTSRPSHYHVLWDDNRFSSDELQILTYQLCHTYVRCTRSVSIPAPAYYAHLVAFRARYHLVDKEHDSAEGSHTSGQSNGRDHQALAKAVQVHQDTLRTMYFA, encoded by the exons GGAAATAGTGGAACATATGGTTCAGCACTTTAAAACACAGATCTTTGGGGATCGGAAACCAGTGTTTGACGGAAGGAAGAATCTCTACACAGCGATGCCCCTTCCGATCGGGAGGGATAAG GTGGAGCTGGAGGTCACGCTGCCGGGAGAAGGGAAGGACCGCATCTTCAAGGTGTCCATCAAGTGGGTGTCCTGCGTGAGCTTACAGGCGTTACACGATGCACTTTCGGGGCGGCTCCCCAGCGTCCCCTTCGAGACGATCCAGGCCCTGGATGTGGTCATGAGGCATCTGCCGTCCATGAG GTACACCCCCGTGGGCCGCTCCTTCTTCACGGCATCCGAGGGCTGCTCCAATCCTCTGGGCGGGGGCCGAGAGGTGTGGTTTGGATTCCATCAGTCTGTCCGGCCTTCTCTCTGGAAGATGATGCTGAATATCGACG TCTCGGCAACAGCGTTCTATAAGGCACAGCCAGTCATTGAGTTTGTTTGTGAAGTCTTGGATTTTAAAAGTATTGAAGAACAACAGAAACCTCTGACAGATTCCCAAAGGGTCAAGTTTACCAAAGAAATCAAAG GTCTAAAGGTGGAGATAACGCACTGCGGGCAGATGAAGAGGAAGTACCGTGTGTGTAACGTGACCCGGCGGCCGGCCAGCCACCAGAC gtTCCCGCTGCAGCAGGAGAGCGGGCAGACGGTGGAGTGCACGGTAGCCCAGTACTTCAAGGACAGGCACAAGCTGGTTCTGCGCTACCCCCACCTCCCGTGTTTACAAGTCGGACAGGAGCAGAAACACACCTACCTTCCCCTGGAG GTCTGTAACATAGTGGCGGGACAGAGATGTATAAAAAAGCTGACCGACAATCAGACCTCAACCATGATCAGAGCGACTGCCAGGTCAGCCCCCGATCGGCAGGAAGAGATTAGCAAGCTG ATGAGAAGTGCCAGTTTCAATACAGATCCATATGTTCGTGAATTTGGAATCATGGTCAAAGATGAGATGACAGACGTGACCGGACGGGTCCTCCAGCCGCCCTCCATCCTCTACGGGGGCAGG AATAAGGCAATTGCCACCCCTGTCCAGGGCGTGTGGGACATGAGGAACAAGCAGTTCCACACGGGCATTGAGATCAAGGTGTGGGCCATCGCCTGCTTTGCCCCCCAGCGCCAGTGCACGGAGGTGCACCTCAA GTCCTTCACGGAGCAGCTCAGAAAGATCTCAAGAGATGCGGGCATGCCCATCCAGGGCCAGCCGTGCTTCTGTAAATACGCCCAGGGGGCGGACAGCGTGGAGCCCATGTTCCGGCACTTGAAAAACACGTATGCTGGCCTGCAGCTGGTGGTGGTCATCCTGCCGGGGAAGACCCCTGTTTATG CCGAGGTCAAGCGTGTGGGAGATACCGTGCTGGGCATGGCCACGCAGTGTGTGCAGATGAAGAACGTGCAGAGGACCACGCCGCAGACCCTGTCCAACCTCTGTCTGAAGATCAATGTCAAACTGGGCGGCGTGAACAACATCCTGCTGCCACAGGGGAG GCCTCCGGTGTTCCAGCAGCCTGTCATCTTTCTGGGGGCGGATGTCACTCACCCCCCTGCTGGGGACGGGAAGAAGCCATCTATCGCCGCT GTCGTGGGCAGCATGGACGCCCACCCGAACCGCTACTGTGCCACCGTGCGCGTACAGCAGCACCGCCAGGAGATCATCCAGGATCTGGCGGCCATGGTGCGTGAGCTGCTCATCCAGTTCTACAAGTCCACGCGCTTCAAGCCCACCCGCATCATCTTCTACCGCGACGGCGTCTCCGAGGGGCAGTTCCAGCAG GTTCTCCACCACGAGTTGCTGGCCATCCGTGAGGCATGCATTAAGCTAGAGAAGGACTACCAGCCAGGCATCACATTCATCGTGGTCCAGAAGAGACACCACACGCGGCTCTTCTGCACAGACAAGAACGAGAGG GTTGGGAAGAGCGGAAACATTCCAGCAGGCACAACTGTGGACACGAAAATCACCCACCCAACCGAGTTTGACTTCTACCTGTGTAGTCATGCTGGCATCCAG GGAACAAGCAGGCCCTCCCACTACCACGTGCTGTGGGATGACAATCGCTTCTCCTCCGACGAGCTGCAGATCCTCACCTACCAGCTGTGTCACACCTACGTGCGCTGCACGCGTTCCGTGTCCATCCCGGCCCCAGCGTACTATGCTCACCTGGTGGCCTTCCGGGCCAGGTACCACCTGGTGGACAAAGAACATGACAG TGCTGAAGGAAGCCACACCTCCGGGCAGAGTAACGGACGTGACCATCAGGCGTTGGCAAAGGCCGTGCAGGTCCACCAGGACACGCTGCGCACCATGTACTTTGCTTGA
- the AGO2 gene encoding protein argonaute-2 isoform X4: MYSGAGPALAPPAPPPPPIQGYAFKPPPRPDFGTSGRTIKLQANFFEMDIPKIDIYHYELDIKPEKCPRRVNREIVEHMVQHFKTQIFGDRKPVFDGRKNLYTAMPLPIGRDKVELEVTLPGEGKDRIFKVSIKWVSCVSLQALHDALSGRLPSVPFETIQALDVVMRHLPSMRYTPVGRSFFTASEGCSNPLGGGREVWFGFHQSVRPSLWKMMLNIDVSATAFYKAQPVIEFVCEVLDFKSIEEQQKPLTDSQRVKFTKEIKGLKVEITHCGQMKRKYRVCNVTRRPASHQTFPLQQESGQTVECTVAQYFKDRHKLVLRYPHLPCLQVGQEQKHTYLPLEVCNIVAGQRCIKKLTDNQTSTMIRATARSAPDRQEEISKLMRSASFNTDPYVREFGIMVKDEMTDVTGRVLQPPSILYGGRNKAIATPVQGVWDMRNKQFHTGIEIKVWAIACFAPQRQCTEVHLKSFTEQLRKISRDAGMPIQGQPCFCKYAQGADSVEPMFRHLKNTYAGLQLVVVILPGKTPVYAEVKRVGDTVLGMATQCVQMKNVQRTTPQTLSNLCLKINVKLGGVNNILLPQGRPPVFQQPVIFLGADVTHPPAGDGKKPSIAAVVGSMDAHPNRYCATVRVQQHRQEIIQDLAAMVRELLIQFYKSTRFKPTRIIFYRDGVSEGQFQQVLHHELLAIREACIKLEKDYQPGITFIVVQKRHHTRLFCTDKNERVGKSGNIPAGTTVDTKITHPTEFDFYLCSHAGIQALSTEGISLLRRVL, encoded by the exons GGAAATAGTGGAACATATGGTTCAGCACTTTAAAACACAGATCTTTGGGGATCGGAAACCAGTGTTTGACGGAAGGAAGAATCTCTACACAGCGATGCCCCTTCCGATCGGGAGGGATAAG GTGGAGCTGGAGGTCACGCTGCCGGGAGAAGGGAAGGACCGCATCTTCAAGGTGTCCATCAAGTGGGTGTCCTGCGTGAGCTTACAGGCGTTACACGATGCACTTTCGGGGCGGCTCCCCAGCGTCCCCTTCGAGACGATCCAGGCCCTGGATGTGGTCATGAGGCATCTGCCGTCCATGAG GTACACCCCCGTGGGCCGCTCCTTCTTCACGGCATCCGAGGGCTGCTCCAATCCTCTGGGCGGGGGCCGAGAGGTGTGGTTTGGATTCCATCAGTCTGTCCGGCCTTCTCTCTGGAAGATGATGCTGAATATCGACG TCTCGGCAACAGCGTTCTATAAGGCACAGCCAGTCATTGAGTTTGTTTGTGAAGTCTTGGATTTTAAAAGTATTGAAGAACAACAGAAACCTCTGACAGATTCCCAAAGGGTCAAGTTTACCAAAGAAATCAAAG GTCTAAAGGTGGAGATAACGCACTGCGGGCAGATGAAGAGGAAGTACCGTGTGTGTAACGTGACCCGGCGGCCGGCCAGCCACCAGAC gtTCCCGCTGCAGCAGGAGAGCGGGCAGACGGTGGAGTGCACGGTAGCCCAGTACTTCAAGGACAGGCACAAGCTGGTTCTGCGCTACCCCCACCTCCCGTGTTTACAAGTCGGACAGGAGCAGAAACACACCTACCTTCCCCTGGAG GTCTGTAACATAGTGGCGGGACAGAGATGTATAAAAAAGCTGACCGACAATCAGACCTCAACCATGATCAGAGCGACTGCCAGGTCAGCCCCCGATCGGCAGGAAGAGATTAGCAAGCTG ATGAGAAGTGCCAGTTTCAATACAGATCCATATGTTCGTGAATTTGGAATCATGGTCAAAGATGAGATGACAGACGTGACCGGACGGGTCCTCCAGCCGCCCTCCATCCTCTACGGGGGCAGG AATAAGGCAATTGCCACCCCTGTCCAGGGCGTGTGGGACATGAGGAACAAGCAGTTCCACACGGGCATTGAGATCAAGGTGTGGGCCATCGCCTGCTTTGCCCCCCAGCGCCAGTGCACGGAGGTGCACCTCAA GTCCTTCACGGAGCAGCTCAGAAAGATCTCAAGAGATGCGGGCATGCCCATCCAGGGCCAGCCGTGCTTCTGTAAATACGCCCAGGGGGCGGACAGCGTGGAGCCCATGTTCCGGCACTTGAAAAACACGTATGCTGGCCTGCAGCTGGTGGTGGTCATCCTGCCGGGGAAGACCCCTGTTTATG CCGAGGTCAAGCGTGTGGGAGATACCGTGCTGGGCATGGCCACGCAGTGTGTGCAGATGAAGAACGTGCAGAGGACCACGCCGCAGACCCTGTCCAACCTCTGTCTGAAGATCAATGTCAAACTGGGCGGCGTGAACAACATCCTGCTGCCACAGGGGAG GCCTCCGGTGTTCCAGCAGCCTGTCATCTTTCTGGGGGCGGATGTCACTCACCCCCCTGCTGGGGACGGGAAGAAGCCATCTATCGCCGCT GTCGTGGGCAGCATGGACGCCCACCCGAACCGCTACTGTGCCACCGTGCGCGTACAGCAGCACCGCCAGGAGATCATCCAGGATCTGGCGGCCATGGTGCGTGAGCTGCTCATCCAGTTCTACAAGTCCACGCGCTTCAAGCCCACCCGCATCATCTTCTACCGCGACGGCGTCTCCGAGGGGCAGTTCCAGCAG GTTCTCCACCACGAGTTGCTGGCCATCCGTGAGGCATGCATTAAGCTAGAGAAGGACTACCAGCCAGGCATCACATTCATCGTGGTCCAGAAGAGACACCACACGCGGCTCTTCTGCACAGACAAGAACGAGAGG GTTGGGAAGAGCGGAAACATTCCAGCAGGCACAACTGTGGACACGAAAATCACCCACCCAACCGAGTTTGACTTCTACCTGTGTAGTCATGCTGGCATCCAG GCCCTCTCTACTGAGGGAATCTCGCTTTTGAGACGAGTGCTGTGA
- the AGO2 gene encoding protein argonaute-2 isoform X2: MDIPKIDIYHYELDIKPEKCPRRVNREIVEHMVQHFKTQIFGDRKPVFDGRKNLYTAMPLPIGRDKVELEVTLPGEGKDRIFKVSIKWVSCVSLQALHDALSGRLPSVPFETIQALDVVMRHLPSMRYTPVGRSFFTASEGCSNPLGGGREVWFGFHQSVRPSLWKMMLNIDVSATAFYKAQPVIEFVCEVLDFKSIEEQQKPLTDSQRVKFTKEIKGLKVEITHCGQMKRKYRVCNVTRRPASHQTFPLQQESGQTVECTVAQYFKDRHKLVLRYPHLPCLQVGQEQKHTYLPLEVCNIVAGQRCIKKLTDNQTSTMIRATARSAPDRQEEISKLMRSASFNTDPYVREFGIMVKDEMTDVTGRVLQPPSILYGGRNKAIATPVQGVWDMRNKQFHTGIEIKVWAIACFAPQRQCTEVHLKSFTEQLRKISRDAGMPIQGQPCFCKYAQGADSVEPMFRHLKNTYAGLQLVVVILPGKTPVYAEVKRVGDTVLGMATQCVQMKNVQRTTPQTLSNLCLKINVKLGGVNNILLPQGRPPVFQQPVIFLGADVTHPPAGDGKKPSIAAVVGSMDAHPNRYCATVRVQQHRQEIIQDLAAMVRELLIQFYKSTRFKPTRIIFYRDGVSEGQFQQVLHHELLAIREACIKLEKDYQPGITFIVVQKRHHTRLFCTDKNERVGKSGNIPAGTTVDTKITHPTEFDFYLCSHAGIQGTSRPSHYHVLWDDNRFSSDELQILTYQLCHTYVRCTRSVSIPAPAYYAHLVAFRARYHLVDKEHDSAEGSHTSGQSNGRDHQALAKAVQVHQDTLRTMYFA, translated from the exons GGAAATAGTGGAACATATGGTTCAGCACTTTAAAACACAGATCTTTGGGGATCGGAAACCAGTGTTTGACGGAAGGAAGAATCTCTACACAGCGATGCCCCTTCCGATCGGGAGGGATAAG GTGGAGCTGGAGGTCACGCTGCCGGGAGAAGGGAAGGACCGCATCTTCAAGGTGTCCATCAAGTGGGTGTCCTGCGTGAGCTTACAGGCGTTACACGATGCACTTTCGGGGCGGCTCCCCAGCGTCCCCTTCGAGACGATCCAGGCCCTGGATGTGGTCATGAGGCATCTGCCGTCCATGAG GTACACCCCCGTGGGCCGCTCCTTCTTCACGGCATCCGAGGGCTGCTCCAATCCTCTGGGCGGGGGCCGAGAGGTGTGGTTTGGATTCCATCAGTCTGTCCGGCCTTCTCTCTGGAAGATGATGCTGAATATCGACG TCTCGGCAACAGCGTTCTATAAGGCACAGCCAGTCATTGAGTTTGTTTGTGAAGTCTTGGATTTTAAAAGTATTGAAGAACAACAGAAACCTCTGACAGATTCCCAAAGGGTCAAGTTTACCAAAGAAATCAAAG GTCTAAAGGTGGAGATAACGCACTGCGGGCAGATGAAGAGGAAGTACCGTGTGTGTAACGTGACCCGGCGGCCGGCCAGCCACCAGAC gtTCCCGCTGCAGCAGGAGAGCGGGCAGACGGTGGAGTGCACGGTAGCCCAGTACTTCAAGGACAGGCACAAGCTGGTTCTGCGCTACCCCCACCTCCCGTGTTTACAAGTCGGACAGGAGCAGAAACACACCTACCTTCCCCTGGAG GTCTGTAACATAGTGGCGGGACAGAGATGTATAAAAAAGCTGACCGACAATCAGACCTCAACCATGATCAGAGCGACTGCCAGGTCAGCCCCCGATCGGCAGGAAGAGATTAGCAAGCTG ATGAGAAGTGCCAGTTTCAATACAGATCCATATGTTCGTGAATTTGGAATCATGGTCAAAGATGAGATGACAGACGTGACCGGACGGGTCCTCCAGCCGCCCTCCATCCTCTACGGGGGCAGG AATAAGGCAATTGCCACCCCTGTCCAGGGCGTGTGGGACATGAGGAACAAGCAGTTCCACACGGGCATTGAGATCAAGGTGTGGGCCATCGCCTGCTTTGCCCCCCAGCGCCAGTGCACGGAGGTGCACCTCAA GTCCTTCACGGAGCAGCTCAGAAAGATCTCAAGAGATGCGGGCATGCCCATCCAGGGCCAGCCGTGCTTCTGTAAATACGCCCAGGGGGCGGACAGCGTGGAGCCCATGTTCCGGCACTTGAAAAACACGTATGCTGGCCTGCAGCTGGTGGTGGTCATCCTGCCGGGGAAGACCCCTGTTTATG CCGAGGTCAAGCGTGTGGGAGATACCGTGCTGGGCATGGCCACGCAGTGTGTGCAGATGAAGAACGTGCAGAGGACCACGCCGCAGACCCTGTCCAACCTCTGTCTGAAGATCAATGTCAAACTGGGCGGCGTGAACAACATCCTGCTGCCACAGGGGAG GCCTCCGGTGTTCCAGCAGCCTGTCATCTTTCTGGGGGCGGATGTCACTCACCCCCCTGCTGGGGACGGGAAGAAGCCATCTATCGCCGCT GTCGTGGGCAGCATGGACGCCCACCCGAACCGCTACTGTGCCACCGTGCGCGTACAGCAGCACCGCCAGGAGATCATCCAGGATCTGGCGGCCATGGTGCGTGAGCTGCTCATCCAGTTCTACAAGTCCACGCGCTTCAAGCCCACCCGCATCATCTTCTACCGCGACGGCGTCTCCGAGGGGCAGTTCCAGCAG GTTCTCCACCACGAGTTGCTGGCCATCCGTGAGGCATGCATTAAGCTAGAGAAGGACTACCAGCCAGGCATCACATTCATCGTGGTCCAGAAGAGACACCACACGCGGCTCTTCTGCACAGACAAGAACGAGAGG GTTGGGAAGAGCGGAAACATTCCAGCAGGCACAACTGTGGACACGAAAATCACCCACCCAACCGAGTTTGACTTCTACCTGTGTAGTCATGCTGGCATCCAG GGAACAAGCAGGCCCTCCCACTACCACGTGCTGTGGGATGACAATCGCTTCTCCTCCGACGAGCTGCAGATCCTCACCTACCAGCTGTGTCACACCTACGTGCGCTGCACGCGTTCCGTGTCCATCCCGGCCCCAGCGTACTATGCTCACCTGGTGGCCTTCCGGGCCAGGTACCACCTGGTGGACAAAGAACATGACAG TGCTGAAGGAAGCCACACCTCCGGGCAGAGTAACGGACGTGACCATCAGGCGTTGGCAAAGGCCGTGCAGGTCCACCAGGACACGCTGCGCACCATGTACTTTGCTTGA
- the AGO2 gene encoding protein argonaute-2 isoform X3, with amino-acid sequence MVQHFKTQIFGDRKPVFDGRKNLYTAMPLPIGRDKVELEVTLPGEGKDRIFKVSIKWVSCVSLQALHDALSGRLPSVPFETIQALDVVMRHLPSMRYTPVGRSFFTASEGCSNPLGGGREVWFGFHQSVRPSLWKMMLNIDVSATAFYKAQPVIEFVCEVLDFKSIEEQQKPLTDSQRVKFTKEIKGLKVEITHCGQMKRKYRVCNVTRRPASHQTFPLQQESGQTVECTVAQYFKDRHKLVLRYPHLPCLQVGQEQKHTYLPLEVCNIVAGQRCIKKLTDNQTSTMIRATARSAPDRQEEISKLMRSASFNTDPYVREFGIMVKDEMTDVTGRVLQPPSILYGGRNKAIATPVQGVWDMRNKQFHTGIEIKVWAIACFAPQRQCTEVHLKSFTEQLRKISRDAGMPIQGQPCFCKYAQGADSVEPMFRHLKNTYAGLQLVVVILPGKTPVYAEVKRVGDTVLGMATQCVQMKNVQRTTPQTLSNLCLKINVKLGGVNNILLPQGRPPVFQQPVIFLGADVTHPPAGDGKKPSIAAVVGSMDAHPNRYCATVRVQQHRQEIIQDLAAMVRELLIQFYKSTRFKPTRIIFYRDGVSEGQFQQVLHHELLAIREACIKLEKDYQPGITFIVVQKRHHTRLFCTDKNERVGKSGNIPAGTTVDTKITHPTEFDFYLCSHAGIQGTSRPSHYHVLWDDNRFSSDELQILTYQLCHTYVRCTRSVSIPAPAYYAHLVAFRARYHLVDKEHDSAEGSHTSGQSNGRDHQALAKAVQVHQDTLRTMYFA; translated from the exons ATGGTTCAGCACTTTAAAACACAGATCTTTGGGGATCGGAAACCAGTGTTTGACGGAAGGAAGAATCTCTACACAGCGATGCCCCTTCCGATCGGGAGGGATAAG GTGGAGCTGGAGGTCACGCTGCCGGGAGAAGGGAAGGACCGCATCTTCAAGGTGTCCATCAAGTGGGTGTCCTGCGTGAGCTTACAGGCGTTACACGATGCACTTTCGGGGCGGCTCCCCAGCGTCCCCTTCGAGACGATCCAGGCCCTGGATGTGGTCATGAGGCATCTGCCGTCCATGAG GTACACCCCCGTGGGCCGCTCCTTCTTCACGGCATCCGAGGGCTGCTCCAATCCTCTGGGCGGGGGCCGAGAGGTGTGGTTTGGATTCCATCAGTCTGTCCGGCCTTCTCTCTGGAAGATGATGCTGAATATCGACG TCTCGGCAACAGCGTTCTATAAGGCACAGCCAGTCATTGAGTTTGTTTGTGAAGTCTTGGATTTTAAAAGTATTGAAGAACAACAGAAACCTCTGACAGATTCCCAAAGGGTCAAGTTTACCAAAGAAATCAAAG GTCTAAAGGTGGAGATAACGCACTGCGGGCAGATGAAGAGGAAGTACCGTGTGTGTAACGTGACCCGGCGGCCGGCCAGCCACCAGAC gtTCCCGCTGCAGCAGGAGAGCGGGCAGACGGTGGAGTGCACGGTAGCCCAGTACTTCAAGGACAGGCACAAGCTGGTTCTGCGCTACCCCCACCTCCCGTGTTTACAAGTCGGACAGGAGCAGAAACACACCTACCTTCCCCTGGAG GTCTGTAACATAGTGGCGGGACAGAGATGTATAAAAAAGCTGACCGACAATCAGACCTCAACCATGATCAGAGCGACTGCCAGGTCAGCCCCCGATCGGCAGGAAGAGATTAGCAAGCTG ATGAGAAGTGCCAGTTTCAATACAGATCCATATGTTCGTGAATTTGGAATCATGGTCAAAGATGAGATGACAGACGTGACCGGACGGGTCCTCCAGCCGCCCTCCATCCTCTACGGGGGCAGG AATAAGGCAATTGCCACCCCTGTCCAGGGCGTGTGGGACATGAGGAACAAGCAGTTCCACACGGGCATTGAGATCAAGGTGTGGGCCATCGCCTGCTTTGCCCCCCAGCGCCAGTGCACGGAGGTGCACCTCAA GTCCTTCACGGAGCAGCTCAGAAAGATCTCAAGAGATGCGGGCATGCCCATCCAGGGCCAGCCGTGCTTCTGTAAATACGCCCAGGGGGCGGACAGCGTGGAGCCCATGTTCCGGCACTTGAAAAACACGTATGCTGGCCTGCAGCTGGTGGTGGTCATCCTGCCGGGGAAGACCCCTGTTTATG CCGAGGTCAAGCGTGTGGGAGATACCGTGCTGGGCATGGCCACGCAGTGTGTGCAGATGAAGAACGTGCAGAGGACCACGCCGCAGACCCTGTCCAACCTCTGTCTGAAGATCAATGTCAAACTGGGCGGCGTGAACAACATCCTGCTGCCACAGGGGAG GCCTCCGGTGTTCCAGCAGCCTGTCATCTTTCTGGGGGCGGATGTCACTCACCCCCCTGCTGGGGACGGGAAGAAGCCATCTATCGCCGCT GTCGTGGGCAGCATGGACGCCCACCCGAACCGCTACTGTGCCACCGTGCGCGTACAGCAGCACCGCCAGGAGATCATCCAGGATCTGGCGGCCATGGTGCGTGAGCTGCTCATCCAGTTCTACAAGTCCACGCGCTTCAAGCCCACCCGCATCATCTTCTACCGCGACGGCGTCTCCGAGGGGCAGTTCCAGCAG GTTCTCCACCACGAGTTGCTGGCCATCCGTGAGGCATGCATTAAGCTAGAGAAGGACTACCAGCCAGGCATCACATTCATCGTGGTCCAGAAGAGACACCACACGCGGCTCTTCTGCACAGACAAGAACGAGAGG GTTGGGAAGAGCGGAAACATTCCAGCAGGCACAACTGTGGACACGAAAATCACCCACCCAACCGAGTTTGACTTCTACCTGTGTAGTCATGCTGGCATCCAG GGAACAAGCAGGCCCTCCCACTACCACGTGCTGTGGGATGACAATCGCTTCTCCTCCGACGAGCTGCAGATCCTCACCTACCAGCTGTGTCACACCTACGTGCGCTGCACGCGTTCCGTGTCCATCCCGGCCCCAGCGTACTATGCTCACCTGGTGGCCTTCCGGGCCAGGTACCACCTGGTGGACAAAGAACATGACAG TGCTGAAGGAAGCCACACCTCCGGGCAGAGTAACGGACGTGACCATCAGGCGTTGGCAAAGGCCGTGCAGGTCCACCAGGACACGCTGCGCACCATGTACTTTGCTTGA